Within Psychrobacter sp. AH5, the genomic segment TTAGTCCATTTTATTAGCCATAAAGGCTTGACTGTTTATAAATAAAATCGCCTTAGTGCTACTAACTCTAGAGTTAGCGTCACTAAGGCGAAATTTTTGCTCTAAATAAACGAGCCTATAAGTTATAGCACTTCAGCAGCAGGCTTGAGCTTACGCGCAGGCTTTAAACCATCATCCTTATGCTGCTCAGCGGTATCGTACTCAACCCCAAAGTTCTTGGGTAAGATAGTATCAAGTAGAATGGCAACCACCCCTGACATAGTCACAGCTGAGCCAAAGATATTGCGAAACAGCTGCGGCATTTGTGCAAAGACATCAGGAACAAAAGCCACACCCAACCCAAGACCGAGCGAGGTTGCGATAATCAACACATTACGGTGAGTAAAGTTCACTGTGGCTAAGATACGAATACCCGCAGTAGCTACAGTTGCAAACATCAGTAGCGTGACACCGCCGACCACAGGCTTTGGCAATTGAGTAAAGATAGCACCCAAGATTGGGAATAGACCCATAATGAATAAAATACCAGCAACATAAAAACCAACATAACGGCTGGCAATACCAGTCATTTGAATGACGCCGTTGTTTTGACTAAAGGTAGTCACGGGGAAGCTGTTGAAGATACCAGCAACTGCAGAGTTGACACCGTCGGCTAATACCCCGCCTTTGATACGTTTTTCGTATAGTGGGCCTTTGATGGGCTCGCCTGAGATCATTGAGGTTGCAGTTAAGTCACCTGAGGTCTCAATACTAGTAATGATATACATAAAAGCGATAGGAATAAACGCTTGCCAATCAAAACCAAAGCCAAATTTGAACGGGATAGGCACGGTCAATAACGGCGCTTGTGAGACTAACGAGAAGTCGATACGGCCCATAAATGCCGCTACTAGTAGGCCTAACATCAGGCCAATAAAGATAGCGCTTGAGCGAATCACTTTATTATTGACGATGCTGATTAGCACCACACTGACTAAGACGCCGCCGCCCAATAGTAGATTAGGGAGGCTACCGAAATTTTCAGCGCCAACCCCGCCTGCTAGATCAGTCAGACCCACTTTAGTCAATGACAGACCGATAGTAACGATGACACAGCCGGTGACGATAGGGCTCATCAAAGACTTAAGCTTAGTGATGAACTGACTCAAAAATATCTCAACAAAGGCACCTAAGAAGGTCACGCCAAAGATGACGGAGAGTATCTCCTCAGGACTACCGCCGCGGTTTTTGACCACAAAACCTGCGGCTAACACTGCAGCTAAGAAACCAAAGCTGGTCCCTTGTAATGCCATAAGCCCTGAACCTACTGGGCCTACTTTACGCGTTTGAATAAAAGTGGCGACCCCAGATACCATAAGGGCCATACTAATTAAATAAGGAATGTGTTCGCCTAATCCTAAGGCGCCACCAATAATTAAAGAGGGAGTAATAACACCAACAAAAGCGGCTAGTACATGCTGTACAGCACCTAAGAAGGCTTTTGCTGGGGCAGGACGGTCATGCAATCCATACAATAAGTCAAGATTTCCTTGCATCTGCTCATTCGTTTCGCTCATGATAACTTCCTTTTAGATGAATCTTTTGGTTTTATCGAACCAAAAGTTGCACTTGTCCATGTGCTGATAGCTAAGGATTAACAATCTAATCTCTTCGTCAACCGCTATTTGATAAATAACCTGACCATTTAGTCAGTTATCTGTAGGATATATTGAAAAGACTAACTATTGCAACGTTTTTTTAGTTAAACACTTTATTTATTTAGAAATAATTATTTTTTAGTAGAAGACTTAAGTAAATAAAGTTTTCAAACTGATTTTTCTCTATTGCCAAATTGTTAATACTTCGCTATTATGCCTGCCATATTATTAATGATAATAATTATCGTTAACATTCGTAATAGTGTTTATAGACTGATTTAAAGCTTTAGGGTTTAAAACAGCAGTTATAAATCGTTATCTGCCGCAAGCGATCCGTGCAGTGACATTGCAAGTAGTGCAAGTAATGCAAGTAATGATTATTTTTTGGGCATAAATTTAATAGTGAATACAGTGAGTATGTTATGGGCGTAGCAACGTTTTCTAGTCGTTTAACCGTTTTATCTATGGGTATAGCCGCAGTATTGGGAGTTCAAGTTGCAAATGCAGCTGAGACTAATGAGCTGCCCACGATCACTTTGCAGACTATCACGGTAACGGCAAACACCTCAGTACGCGACAAAGTGCAAGAAGACTCCATTTATATAGAAGACTACACGCCAGCGGCGCAGGCCAGTCATCTCAGTGATTTTTTGAATGTAGTTCCGGGAGTGACGGTAGGGGGTACCTCCTCTGTCAATCAGCGGGTACGCATACGCGGCCTTGATGATACCAATCTAAAGGTGACCATCGATGGCGCTCGTCAAGAAGGAGCGCTGTTTTATCATATGGGTGATGTCACTATTGATCCTGACTTATTAAAAGCCGCTGAGGTCTCAGTTGGTAATAACTCAGTCACTTTGGGTAACGATGCTTTAGGCGGCGCAGTAGCTTTTGAGACCGTTGATGCCGCTGATCTACTTAGACCAGGTCAGCAAATCGGTGCCAAATTAAATGTAGGTTATGCTAGCAATAACGATGAATTATTAACCTCAGCAACTGTCTACGGCGCTCCAAGCGATAATATTGATTTGTTAGCTTATTATAGTAAGCGAGATAGAGAGTCTGGCGAAGATGGGGAGGGTCGTGAGCTTTTTGAGGATAGCAAGGGCGAGAATATTCTATTAAAAGCTGGGGCTGCTATTAATGAAGACAACCGCGTAGGCGCAAGCTTTAGCCGTACTGAGAAAAAAGGGGTGTTTCCTTTTCGTCCCGACTTTCCAAGTAGCACAAGCGCTGACCCGATTCCACAAAAGGTAAACCGAGATACTTATACTATTGATTATAACTTTGATCCCGTAAACGCTTTGATTGATGTAGATACTACTATTTATCAAACCGAAACGGAGATTTTGCGTAATAACAATGCTGATATCTCATCCAATTATGATTGGAGAGCCAAGGTAAAAACTACGGGTGCCAAAATTGAAAATACTAGTATTATCGACACGGACACCGGTCGTCATAAGCTAATCGCTGGGGCTGAGCATTATAAAAAAGAGTCTGAGATGGCCCGAGACTATAAAAGTGCTAATAGCGATAGCGCAAAAAACACCTCACTATATCTAGAAGATCAGTGGCAGATGGGCAAATTTAGCTTAACCCCAGGGGTGCGTTATGATCGCTATGAATCGCCTGAATTTGTAGCTGGCGGTAAGACCTACGACAACGTGGTTGGAGCTTTGGCTGCCAGTTATGAGATTGCTCCAAGCACTCAGGTTTTTGCCAGCTATACGCAATTGTTCAATGGCCCTGACTTAGGACAAGCTATCTTTAATAGTAATGGCGCTGGTATTTATGTCAATAATGATCTAAAGGCAGAAGAGGGCTATAACTCTGAGGTGGGTATTGCCACAACACTACGCGGATTGACGATAGCGGATGATGCGCTACAGTTAAGTGCCAAATACTTTAATTCCAACATCGAAAACTTTCAGCAGTTTGTTAGAACTGGAGATCGCGCTGGTCGCTATGGTCTAAACTGTACTACCGGTGAGCGCGGTTCACCTGGTAACTTACAACCTTGTCAGGGTATGATCAACAGTGATGAGGACTATGAGATCAAAGGGGTTGAGCTGGCAGCGGACTATACTACTCGTAACTTTGGTATGGGTCTAAGCTACTCACGCGCTCGTAGTGAGGGCGACAAAACAGGCGATAGCATTCCTTCTGTAAGTGGTGGTAGTGCCGACTCTGGTGATCGTTATATGGTTAACTTAAACTATCAGCCGAATGATACGGTGGATCTAGGCTGGCGCAGTACTTACGTCGCCTCAATCACTGATAATCAACAACAAACCAAACCAAATTATGATGTGCATGATATCTATATGACTTATCTGCCGCGTCAGCTTGAGGGCGTAAAAGCAACGGTTGGGGTTTATAATTTATTTGATGAAACTTATGCCAGCCACGCATCGCGCTTAAACACTACTGATGCTACTGCGACTGACTTTGAGCCGGGCCGTAATATCAAAGCTTCGCTAACTTATCAGTTCTAAGCTAGCCCTAAGCTATGAGTTACTAGAGCTGTTAGAGTCAGCTTTCTATTTGGGAAGCTGGCTTTTTTATGCCTATAAATCGCGGCTACTCGCTCTAAAGCTCTATTTACAGCGCTTTTGCTTACAGTAATGAACTACTTCTATCGACAAACCATCATCAAGAAAATAAAAAATGAGCTCATTAACCCTACGTCAAAGCTGCCTTTGGCTACATCGTTACACTGGCATAGTCATGGCAGGCTTTTTGTTATTAGCAGGACTAACCGGAGCGCTATTAGCGTTTCATGAAGAATTGGATGAGTGGTTCAATCAGGATTTGGCTTATATTCAAGCGTCCAAGAAGCCGCCACTAGCTATCGCTGATTTGCATGATAAAGTCATAGCTACTTATCCTGAGTATAACTTCTCCTCTATGCCAACCTCCATAGAAGCTGAGCGCTCAGCAGTGTTTTTGGTAGATAGAGCGCGCGGCAAGCAAGCAAGTACGGCAGCCAAAGCGCCATTTCAAGAGGTGTATCTCAATCCCTATGACGGCGCTATCTTAGGGACGCGCGATAAAGAGCAGTGGGCATGGCAAAATACTATGCATAAAGTATTTTGGCTACATAGAGATTTACTGCTTGGTGATATTGGTAAATGGCTCTTAGGTATTATCTCTTTGCTTTGGACAATAAACTGCTTTATTGGCTTTTATTTGACTTGGCCTCGTAAAGTAAAAAATAAAAATAATAGCGCCAATCAAAGCCAAAGACTGCCTGCAAAAAAACGAGCGTCCTTTATTAAGCGCTGGCTACCCGCGTGGAAAATCCGCACCAACACCAATACCTTTAAACTCAATTATGATTTGCATCAAGCCTTTGGCTTATGGCTATGGCTGATGCTATTGGTGATAGCTTGGTCGAGTGTGGGCTTTAATTTACAACCCGTTTATCAACCAGTGATGCAAACGCTAGTAGGACTCGAAGCTAGAGAAGACAGACCAGCTAGGCCTAAAGAGCAAAGCCAAATACAGCATCAATCTGCTGACGCTAATAATAAAATCACGAAAGCCAATAGTATCGCTTATCTAAGCGAGCAGGCCAATATAGCGGCGCATCATAATGGTGTAGAGGTAGAGCGGCTCTTGGGAATTCGCTGGCTAGCGGAGGAAAATCAGTGGCAGATGCGCTTTAGCACCAATCAAGATATTGGCAAAAAAGGCGGCGCGTCATCTATTACGGTCGATGCAGCTAGCGGTCAGCTAGAAAAAGTAAAGTTTGGTTATCAAAGCTCATTCGCTAGCAAAACCGATCAGTGGTTAGCAACATTGCATATGGGACATATTGGCTTAGCAGAAGACGAAAAAACAGCTCATCGACTCTATCAAGTGTTTTTAGCGCTGATTGGTCTAGCAGTCAGCACACTGTCAGGCACTGGCGTCTATCTATGGCTTAAAGGTCGTCAAAGCCGCGCAAAACAA encodes:
- a CDS encoding nucleobase:cation symporter-2 family protein, producing MSETNEQMQGNLDLLYGLHDRPAPAKAFLGAVQHVLAAFVGVITPSLIIGGALGLGEHIPYLISMALMVSGVATFIQTRKVGPVGSGLMALQGTSFGFLAAVLAAGFVVKNRGGSPEEILSVIFGVTFLGAFVEIFLSQFITKLKSLMSPIVTGCVIVTIGLSLTKVGLTDLAGGVGAENFGSLPNLLLGGGVLVSVVLISIVNNKVIRSSAIFIGLMLGLLVAAFMGRIDFSLVSQAPLLTVPIPFKFGFGFDWQAFIPIAFMYIITSIETSGDLTATSMISGEPIKGPLYEKRIKGGVLADGVNSAVAGIFNSFPVTTFSQNNGVIQMTGIASRYVGFYVAGILFIMGLFPILGAIFTQLPKPVVGGVTLLMFATVATAGIRILATVNFTHRNVLIIATSLGLGLGVAFVPDVFAQMPQLFRNIFGSAVTMSGVVAILLDTILPKNFGVEYDTAEQHKDDGLKPARKLKPAAEVL
- a CDS encoding TonB-dependent receptor domain-containing protein, with protein sequence MGVATFSSRLTVLSMGIAAVLGVQVANAAETNELPTITLQTITVTANTSVRDKVQEDSIYIEDYTPAAQASHLSDFLNVVPGVTVGGTSSVNQRVRIRGLDDTNLKVTIDGARQEGALFYHMGDVTIDPDLLKAAEVSVGNNSVTLGNDALGGAVAFETVDAADLLRPGQQIGAKLNVGYASNNDELLTSATVYGAPSDNIDLLAYYSKRDRESGEDGEGRELFEDSKGENILLKAGAAINEDNRVGASFSRTEKKGVFPFRPDFPSSTSADPIPQKVNRDTYTIDYNFDPVNALIDVDTTIYQTETEILRNNNADISSNYDWRAKVKTTGAKIENTSIIDTDTGRHKLIAGAEHYKKESEMARDYKSANSDSAKNTSLYLEDQWQMGKFSLTPGVRYDRYESPEFVAGGKTYDNVVGALAASYEIAPSTQVFASYTQLFNGPDLGQAIFNSNGAGIYVNNDLKAEEGYNSEVGIATTLRGLTIADDALQLSAKYFNSNIENFQQFVRTGDRAGRYGLNCTTGERGSPGNLQPCQGMINSDEDYEIKGVELAADYTTRNFGMGLSYSRARSEGDKTGDSIPSVSGGSADSGDRYMVNLNYQPNDTVDLGWRSTYVASITDNQQQTKPNYDVHDIYMTYLPRQLEGVKATVGVYNLFDETYASHASRLNTTDATATDFEPGRNIKASLTYQF
- a CDS encoding PepSY-associated TM helix domain-containing protein, with amino-acid sequence MSSLTLRQSCLWLHRYTGIVMAGFLLLAGLTGALLAFHEELDEWFNQDLAYIQASKKPPLAIADLHDKVIATYPEYNFSSMPTSIEAERSAVFLVDRARGKQASTAAKAPFQEVYLNPYDGAILGTRDKEQWAWQNTMHKVFWLHRDLLLGDIGKWLLGIISLLWTINCFIGFYLTWPRKVKNKNNSANQSQRLPAKKRASFIKRWLPAWKIRTNTNTFKLNYDLHQAFGLWLWLMLLVIAWSSVGFNLQPVYQPVMQTLVGLEAREDRPARPKEQSQIQHQSADANNKITKANSIAYLSEQANIAAHHNGVEVERLLGIRWLAEENQWQMRFSTNQDIGKKGGASSITVDAASGQLEKVKFGYQSSFASKTDQWLATLHMGHIGLAEDEKTAHRLYQVFLALIGLAVSTLSGTGVYLWLKGRQSRAKQRQKLALKNDFSKQIGKTSY